A window from Athalia rosae chromosome 5, iyAthRosa1.1, whole genome shotgun sequence encodes these proteins:
- the LOC105692910 gene encoding apoptosis-inducing factor 1, mitochondrial isoform X1 → MLRYGKVIRHLSKITRKTYTNYEHSPFKYIGTVSYSRHYSSGDNNKPSSTRPPGTTLRAEECVPSNQLKSKESFPPNPVCPADPSIDCPLSPNKDCGQPCSESSTDHGKKQQKLWMQVLAALVITGATIYMVNGMGTSESSKKSPQSKKKKTERKKVKVPAISTDIPTEIPYLLIGGGTAAFSAFRSIKSRDPMAKVLVITEEGSFPYMRPPLSKELWYNKDSESTEQLKFKQWNGTDRSLYYEPTEFYIPVANLLESKKGGVGVALGWKVNEIDVINRTAILEDGHEIKYEKCLIATGASPKNLPIFETADDAIKSKILPFRTNEDFLQLEENIHDPAIKNIVIVGGGFLGSELACSLVRNLNPEQKVVHQIYKEKFIMAQVLPEYLSEWTTTKAMLDGVRCMPETEVADVEMKNGNLKLILSNGTTVDADQVIVAVGAKANTDLAKASNLEVEPEIGGFLVNAELEARSNVWVAGDTACFYDVRLGRRRVEHHDHAVISGRLAGENMTGAGKPYLHQSMFWSDLGPEIGYEAIGIVDSSLPTVGVFAKAIEQNTPLGAVTDSNESQRSVSEEQNLQGSESTATVQVTPVSQKYDNPPRKAALNETTKPNDISREPCKDKEIEKIKEPHDDFSKGVIFYLRNDVVVGIVLWNLFNRMSIARQVLASGTRYDDLNEVAKLFSIHED, encoded by the exons GTACAGTAAGCTACAGTCGGCACTACAGCAGTGGTGACAATAATAAACCAAGTTCCACCAGACCTCCAGGAACTACATTAAGAGCAGAAGAATGCGTACCCTCTAACCAGTTGAAATCAAAAGAGTCTTTTCCCCCAAACCCTGTTTGTCCAGCCGATCCAAGTATCGATTGTCCTCTAAGTCCTAACAAAGACTGTGGGCAACCTTGCTCTGAATCATCTACGGACCATGGCAAAAAGCAACAGAAATTATGGATGCAAGTGCTTGCTGCTCTTGTCATTACAGGAGCAACAATCTACATG GTCAATGGGATGGGAACCTCggaatcgagtaaaaaatctcCACAAA gtaagaaaaaaaaaacggagagaaaaaaagtaaaggttCCAGCCATATCTACAGATATTCCAACAGAAATTCCATATCTTTTAATTGGAGGAGGAACTGCTGCCTTTTCAGCATTTCGATCAATAAAATCAAGGGATCCTATGGCAAAG GTTCTAGTTATAACAGAAGAAGGATCTTTTCCTTACATGAGACCACCGCTGTCTAAAGAACTTTGGTATAATAAAGATAGTGAATCAACGgaacaattgaaatttaaaCAGTGGAATGGCACAGACCGAAG TTTGTACTATGAGCCTACAGAATTCTACATACCAGTGGCAAACTTACTCGAGTCTAAAAAGGGTGGAGTTGGAGTAGCTTTAGGATGGAAGGTCAATGAAATAGATGTTATTAACAGGACAGCAATACTGGAAGATggacatgaaataaaatacgaaaaatgcCTTATAGCCACTG GTGCCTCCCCTAAGAATCTTCCGATATTTGAGACTGCAGATGATGCGATCAAAAGCAAGATCCTACCATTTAGGACAAATGAGGACTTTTTACAACTTGAAGAAAACATTCACGATCCTGCAATCAAAAATATTGTTATAGTCGGTGGAGGATTCCTGGGTTCTGAACTTGCATGTTCTCTCGTCAGAAACC TAAACCCTGAACAAAAAGTTGTGCATCAGATTTACAAAGAAAAGTTCATCATGGCTCAAGTACTACCTGAATATCTCAGTGAATGGACAACGACCAAGGCAATGCTTGATGGAGTTAGATGTATGCCTGAAACTGAGGTCGCAGATGttgagatgaaaaatggaaatttgaaattaattttgagTAACGGAACTACT GTTGATGCTGATCAAGTAATCGTAGCTGTTGGAGCCAAAGCAAATACCGATTTGGCCAAAGCCTCTAATCTAGAAGTTGAGCCTGAGATTGGTGGTTTTCTCGTGAATGCAGAGCTTGAAGCGAGGAGCAATGTGTGGGTTGCGGGCGATACAGCGTGTTTTTATGACGTAAGACTTGGCAGGAGAAGAGTCGAACATCATGATCATGCAGTAATTTCTGGAAGATTAGCTGGTGAAAATATGACTGGTGCCG GAAAGCCTTATTTACACCAGTCCATGTTCTGGTCTGATCTTGGACCTGAAATTGGTTACGAAGCAATAGGTATTGTCGATTCATCATTGCCAACTGTGGGAGTTTTTGCCAAAGCAATTGAGCAAAATACTCCTCTTGGTGCAGTGACAGATTCTAATGAGAGTCAGAGATCCGTTAGCGAAGAG CAAAATTTGCAAGGATCAGAATCTACAGCTACTGTGCAAGTAACACCTGTATCTCAAAAGTATGACAACCCGCCTAGAAAAGCTGCATTAAACGAGACTACAAAGCCTAATGATATCAGTAGAGAACCATGCAAAGATaaggaaatagagaaaattaaGGAACCTCATGATGATTTTAGCAAAGGAGTTATTTTCTACTTGCGCAACGATGTAGTTGTTGGCATTGTACTTTGGAACCTATTCAATCGGATGTCCATTGCTCGACAG GTTCTTGCCAGTGGAACGCGATATGATGACTTGAACGAGGTAGCTAAACTATTTAGCATTCACGAAGATTGA
- the LOC105692910 gene encoding apoptosis-inducing factor 1, mitochondrial isoform X2 → MAKSNRNYGCKCLLLLSLQEQQSTWSMGWEPRNRVKNLHKVRKKKTERKKVKVPAISTDIPTEIPYLLIGGGTAAFSAFRSIKSRDPMAKVLVITEEGSFPYMRPPLSKELWYNKDSESTEQLKFKQWNGTDRSLYYEPTEFYIPVANLLESKKGGVGVALGWKVNEIDVINRTAILEDGHEIKYEKCLIATGASPKNLPIFETADDAIKSKILPFRTNEDFLQLEENIHDPAIKNIVIVGGGFLGSELACSLVRNLNPEQKVVHQIYKEKFIMAQVLPEYLSEWTTTKAMLDGVRCMPETEVADVEMKNGNLKLILSNGTTVDADQVIVAVGAKANTDLAKASNLEVEPEIGGFLVNAELEARSNVWVAGDTACFYDVRLGRRRVEHHDHAVISGRLAGENMTGAGKPYLHQSMFWSDLGPEIGYEAIGIVDSSLPTVGVFAKAIEQNTPLGAVTDSNESQRSVSEEQNLQGSESTATVQVTPVSQKYDNPPRKAALNETTKPNDISREPCKDKEIEKIKEPHDDFSKGVIFYLRNDVVVGIVLWNLFNRMSIARQVLASGTRYDDLNEVAKLFSIHED, encoded by the exons ATGGCAAAAAGCAACAGAAATTATGGATGCAAGTGCTTGCTGCTCTTGTCATTACAGGAGCAACAATCTACATG GTCAATGGGATGGGAACCTCggaatcgagtaaaaaatctcCACAAAGTAAGA aaaaaaaaaacggagagaaaaaaagtaaaggttCCAGCCATATCTACAGATATTCCAACAGAAATTCCATATCTTTTAATTGGAGGAGGAACTGCTGCCTTTTCAGCATTTCGATCAATAAAATCAAGGGATCCTATGGCAAAG GTTCTAGTTATAACAGAAGAAGGATCTTTTCCTTACATGAGACCACCGCTGTCTAAAGAACTTTGGTATAATAAAGATAGTGAATCAACGgaacaattgaaatttaaaCAGTGGAATGGCACAGACCGAAG TTTGTACTATGAGCCTACAGAATTCTACATACCAGTGGCAAACTTACTCGAGTCTAAAAAGGGTGGAGTTGGAGTAGCTTTAGGATGGAAGGTCAATGAAATAGATGTTATTAACAGGACAGCAATACTGGAAGATggacatgaaataaaatacgaaaaatgcCTTATAGCCACTG GTGCCTCCCCTAAGAATCTTCCGATATTTGAGACTGCAGATGATGCGATCAAAAGCAAGATCCTACCATTTAGGACAAATGAGGACTTTTTACAACTTGAAGAAAACATTCACGATCCTGCAATCAAAAATATTGTTATAGTCGGTGGAGGATTCCTGGGTTCTGAACTTGCATGTTCTCTCGTCAGAAACC TAAACCCTGAACAAAAAGTTGTGCATCAGATTTACAAAGAAAAGTTCATCATGGCTCAAGTACTACCTGAATATCTCAGTGAATGGACAACGACCAAGGCAATGCTTGATGGAGTTAGATGTATGCCTGAAACTGAGGTCGCAGATGttgagatgaaaaatggaaatttgaaattaattttgagTAACGGAACTACT GTTGATGCTGATCAAGTAATCGTAGCTGTTGGAGCCAAAGCAAATACCGATTTGGCCAAAGCCTCTAATCTAGAAGTTGAGCCTGAGATTGGTGGTTTTCTCGTGAATGCAGAGCTTGAAGCGAGGAGCAATGTGTGGGTTGCGGGCGATACAGCGTGTTTTTATGACGTAAGACTTGGCAGGAGAAGAGTCGAACATCATGATCATGCAGTAATTTCTGGAAGATTAGCTGGTGAAAATATGACTGGTGCCG GAAAGCCTTATTTACACCAGTCCATGTTCTGGTCTGATCTTGGACCTGAAATTGGTTACGAAGCAATAGGTATTGTCGATTCATCATTGCCAACTGTGGGAGTTTTTGCCAAAGCAATTGAGCAAAATACTCCTCTTGGTGCAGTGACAGATTCTAATGAGAGTCAGAGATCCGTTAGCGAAGAG CAAAATTTGCAAGGATCAGAATCTACAGCTACTGTGCAAGTAACACCTGTATCTCAAAAGTATGACAACCCGCCTAGAAAAGCTGCATTAAACGAGACTACAAAGCCTAATGATATCAGTAGAGAACCATGCAAAGATaaggaaatagagaaaattaaGGAACCTCATGATGATTTTAGCAAAGGAGTTATTTTCTACTTGCGCAACGATGTAGTTGTTGGCATTGTACTTTGGAACCTATTCAATCGGATGTCCATTGCTCGACAG GTTCTTGCCAGTGGAACGCGATATGATGACTTGAACGAGGTAGCTAAACTATTTAGCATTCACGAAGATTGA